In Streptomyces paludis, the genomic stretch TTACCGCCCGCGGCGCGGGACGTTAGTCTGGCCGTCGACACTACCTCGCGGGAGTCCGGACGCACCGGGCTGAGAGGGAGGCTGACACGGCCTCCGACCGTACGAACCTGATCCGGGTCATGCCGGCGAAGGGAGGGGCTGGACGCCCATGCAGTCGTTTCCCCAAGGTCATACCGGTCCTGCCGGTTCCGATGTCCTCGTCATCGGGGGCGGGATCATCGGCCTCGTCACCGCATGGCGGGCCGCGCTCCGCGGGCTGCGCACCGCCGTCGCCGACCCGGACCCGGGCGGCGGGGCCGCGCGGGTCGCGGCCGGCATGCTCGCCGCCGTCACCGAACTCCACCACGGCGAGCAGACCCTGCTCGGCCTCAACCTCGCCTCCGCCGAGCGCTACCCCGCCTTCGTCGCCGAGCTGGAGGAGGCGAGCGGCCAGGACACCGGCTACCGCGCCTGCGGCACCCTCGCGGTCGCCCTCGACGCCGACGACCGCGCCGAACTCCGCGAGCTGCACGCCCTCCAGCTCCGCTCCGGACTCACCGCCGAGTGGCTCACCGGGCGCGAGTGCCGCCGCCTGGAACCGATGCTGGCGCCCGGCGTCCGGGGCGGGCTGCGGGTCGACGGCGACCACCAGATCGACCCCCGCCGGCTCGCCACCGCCCTGCTGACGGCCTGCGAGCGCGCCGGGGTGGTGTTCCACCGCGCCCGCGCCGAGCGCCTCTCCGTCGTACGGGAGCGGGCCACCGGCGCCGTGCTGGCCGACGGCCGGGCGCTCACCGCCGACCAGGTCGTCCTGGCCGCGGGCAGCCTCAGCGGCCGGCTCGCGGGCGTCCCTGACGATGCCCGTCCGCCCGTACGGCCCGTCAAGGGCCAGGTGCTGCGACTGACCGTGCCGCGACCGTACGCGCCGTTCCTCTCCCGGACCGTGCGGGCCGTCGTCCGCGGCAGCCACGTCTACCTGGTCCCGCGCGAGAACGGCGAACTGGTCGTCGGCGCGACCAGCGAGGAGCTGGGCTGGGACACAACCGTCACGGCGGGCGGCGTCTACGGGCTCCTGCGCGACGCCCACGAACTCGTCCCCGGCCTCACCGAACTCCCCCTCACCGAGACCCGCGCGGGCCTGCGCCCCGGCACCCCCGACAACGCGCCCCTCCTCGGCCCCACCGCCCTGCCCGGCCTGCACCTGGCCACCGGCCACTACCGCAACGGCGTCCTGCTCACCCCCGTCACCGGCGACGCGATGGGCGAGCTGCTGGCCACCGGCACCCTGCCGGCCGCGGCCCGGCCGTTCACCCCCCTGCGCTTCACCACGAACGCGCGTCCCGTACGTCAGGAGCAGCCCGCGTGAACGTCTCCGTGAACGGCGAGCCCCGCGAGTTCGCCGCCGCCACGACCCTCGACGCGGTCGTCGCCACCCTCACCCCCGCCCGCTCGGGCGTGGCCGCCGCCGTCAACGAGACGGTCGTCCCCCGCACCCGCTGGTCCGGCACCGCGCTCGCCGACGGCGACCGGGTCGAGATCCTCACCGCCGTCCAAGGAGGCTGACCCCTGTGGCCGACGCCCCCTTCACCCTCGCCGACACCGTCCTCGGATCCCGGCTGATCATGGGCACCGGCGGCGCGACCAGCCTCGATGTGCTGGAACGCGCCCTCATCGCCTCCGGCACCGAACTCACCACCGTCGCCATGCGCCGCCTCGACCCGGCCTCCGGCGGCTCCGTCCTCTCGCTCCTCGACACCCTCGGCATCCGTGTGCTCCCCAACACCGCCGGCTGCTTCACGGCCGGCGAGGCCGTCCTCACCGCCCGGCTGGCCCGCGAGGCCCTCGGCACGGACTGGGTGAAGCTGGAGATCATCGCCGACGAGCGCACCCTGCTGCCCGACCCGATCGAACTCCTCGACGCCGCGGAGACCCTGGTCGACGACGGCTTCACCGTCCTGCCCTACACCAACGACGACCCGGTCCTCGCCCGCAAACTGGAGGACGCCGGCTGCGCCGCGATCATGCCGCTGGGCTCCCCGATCGGCTCCGGCCTCGGCATCCGCAACCCGCACAACTTCGAGCTGATCGTCGCCCACGCGCGCGTGCCGGTCATCCTCGACGCGGGCGCGGGCACCGCGTCGGACGCGGCCCTGGCGATGGAACTCGGCTGCGCGGCGGTCATGCTGGCCTCCGCGGTCACCCGCGCCCGAGAACCGGTCCTGATGGCCACGGCAATGCGCCACGCGGTAGAAGCGGGCCGCCTGGCCCACCGAGCAGGCAGAATCCCCCGCCGCCACTACGCGACCCCGTCGTCCTCACCACTGGGCCTGGCGTCGTTCGACCCGTCCTGAAGCCCTGCACGGACCCACCGGGCCCGGCCCGGGGAGTTCGTGGCCCGGCCGTCCACCGGCGGGAGGGGGCCGGGGTCGCAGGAGGT encodes the following:
- the thiO gene encoding glycine oxidase ThiO produces the protein MQSFPQGHTGPAGSDVLVIGGGIIGLVTAWRAALRGLRTAVADPDPGGGAARVAAGMLAAVTELHHGEQTLLGLNLASAERYPAFVAELEEASGQDTGYRACGTLAVALDADDRAELRELHALQLRSGLTAEWLTGRECRRLEPMLAPGVRGGLRVDGDHQIDPRRLATALLTACERAGVVFHRARAERLSVVRERATGAVLADGRALTADQVVLAAGSLSGRLAGVPDDARPPVRPVKGQVLRLTVPRPYAPFLSRTVRAVVRGSHVYLVPRENGELVVGATSEELGWDTTVTAGGVYGLLRDAHELVPGLTELPLTETRAGLRPGTPDNAPLLGPTALPGLHLATGHYRNGVLLTPVTGDAMGELLATGTLPAAARPFTPLRFTTNARPVRQEQPA
- the thiS gene encoding sulfur carrier protein ThiS yields the protein MNVSVNGEPREFAAATTLDAVVATLTPARSGVAAAVNETVVPRTRWSGTALADGDRVEILTAVQGG
- a CDS encoding thiazole synthase gives rise to the protein MADAPFTLADTVLGSRLIMGTGGATSLDVLERALIASGTELTTVAMRRLDPASGGSVLSLLDTLGIRVLPNTAGCFTAGEAVLTARLAREALGTDWVKLEIIADERTLLPDPIELLDAAETLVDDGFTVLPYTNDDPVLARKLEDAGCAAIMPLGSPIGSGLGIRNPHNFELIVAHARVPVILDAGAGTASDAALAMELGCAAVMLASAVTRAREPVLMATAMRHAVEAGRLAHRAGRIPRRHYATPSSSPLGLASFDPS